Proteins encoded in a region of the Streptomyces sp. NBC_00258 genome:
- the proS gene encoding proline--tRNA ligase: protein MAKAPVLTPRADDFPRWYQDLISKAELADNGPVRGTMVIRPYGYGLWERMQQEMDARIKEAGAQNAYFPLFIPQSYLTKEAEHVEGFAPELAVVTHAGGKELDEPVVVRPTSETIVNDYFSKWVQSYRDLPLLINQWANVVRWEMRPRVFLRTTEFLWQEGHTAHATYEDARDYAAHIHEKVYADFMVNVLGIDVVLGRKTPGERFAGAVNTLTLEAMMGDGKALQMGTSHELGQNFAKAFNTRYLSKDGREEFVWQTSWGSSTRMVGGLIMSHGDDSGLRVPPRLAPVQAVVLAIKGDDAVLAKVHEIGDRLKAAGVRVQVDDRTDTPFGRRAVDWELKGVPVRIEVGPRDLENGTAMLARRIPGGKEPVAIDSLVRLLPAVLEEDQALLLTQSRERRESRTSEVSTMGEAVEAAVAGGWARIPWAVLGEEGEAELAAHAVTVRCLVAEDGSVPGSDDAPGNVAVVARAY from the coding sequence ATGGCAAAGGCACCTGTTCTTACGCCTCGGGCGGACGACTTCCCACGCTGGTACCAGGATCTGATCAGCAAGGCCGAACTGGCCGACAACGGTCCGGTGCGCGGCACGATGGTCATCCGGCCGTACGGCTACGGGCTGTGGGAGCGGATGCAGCAGGAGATGGACGCCCGGATCAAGGAGGCGGGTGCCCAGAACGCGTACTTCCCGCTGTTCATCCCGCAGTCGTACCTGACGAAGGAGGCGGAGCACGTCGAGGGCTTCGCGCCCGAGCTCGCCGTCGTCACGCACGCCGGGGGCAAGGAGCTGGACGAGCCGGTCGTCGTCCGCCCCACCTCCGAGACGATCGTCAACGACTACTTCTCCAAGTGGGTGCAGAGCTACCGCGACCTCCCGCTGCTGATCAACCAGTGGGCGAACGTGGTCCGTTGGGAGATGCGCCCGCGCGTGTTCCTCCGTACGACGGAATTCCTGTGGCAGGAGGGACACACGGCCCACGCCACGTACGAGGATGCCCGGGACTACGCCGCGCACATCCACGAGAAGGTGTACGCCGACTTCATGGTGAACGTCCTGGGCATCGACGTGGTGCTGGGGCGGAAGACGCCGGGCGAGCGGTTCGCGGGGGCCGTCAACACCCTCACGCTCGAAGCGATGATGGGTGACGGCAAGGCCCTGCAGATGGGCACCAGCCATGAGTTGGGCCAGAACTTCGCCAAGGCCTTCAACACCCGGTACCTGTCCAAGGACGGCCGGGAGGAGTTCGTCTGGCAGACCTCCTGGGGGTCCTCGACCCGCATGGTGGGTGGCCTGATCATGTCGCACGGTGATGACAGTGGGTTGCGGGTGCCACCGCGCCTCGCCCCCGTACAGGCCGTGGTCCTCGCGATCAAGGGCGACGATGCGGTTCTGGCCAAGGTCCACGAGATCGGCGACCGGCTGAAGGCGGCGGGCGTACGCGTCCAGGTCGACGACCGCACGGACACCCCGTTCGGCCGCCGCGCCGTCGACTGGGAACTCAAGGGCGTGCCCGTGCGTATCGAGGTCGGTCCCCGTGACCTGGAGAACGGCACCGCGATGCTGGCCCGCCGAATCCCCGGCGGCAAGGAGCCGGTGGCGATCGACTCCCTCGTACGGCTGCTGCCCGCCGTCCTCGAAGAGGACCAGGCCCTGCTGCTGACGCAGTCGCGCGAGCGGCGGGAGTCCCGGACGTCCGAGGTGTCGACGATGGGGGAGGCCGTCGAGGCCGCCGTCGCCGGCGGCTGGGCGCGCATCCCCTGGGCCGTCCTCGGCGAAGAGGGCGAGGCCGAGCTCGCGGCGCACGCGGTGACCGTACGCTGTCTGGTCGCGGAAGACGGGTCGGTGCCCGGGAGTGACGACGCACCCGGTAACGTCGCCGTTGTGGCCCGCGCCTACTGA
- a CDS encoding SAM-dependent methyltransferase, with the protein MTPTLVRHHLPHTGAAPRVDPWARARDWAEIQERMLVPLYEAVYQRLEVGSATRLLGLGCGSGLALLMAASRGAGVTGVDACAPERLALARERLLPEAWGTRARARTRLVDGEPADLASDAGDSGTAAYNLVTAFEPVGCVAGDSEGLGELLAGARPLVGRGVPVVIAGWGPPERCATASVLRVATKLADPLRGAGSWRPALRDDLEEVAQRAGLRPDGSGRVACPFGYADVDNAVRGLLSTGLFDAAVAATDQAQVDKELREALHPHQRRDGTVWMPNIFRYLIARTP; encoded by the coding sequence ATGACACCTACGCTCGTGCGGCATCACCTACCTCACACGGGGGCTGCGCCCCGGGTGGATCCGTGGGCACGCGCGCGTGACTGGGCCGAGATTCAGGAGCGGATGCTCGTCCCGCTCTACGAGGCCGTGTACCAGCGGCTCGAAGTGGGCTCTGCCACCCGGTTGTTGGGGCTCGGCTGCGGATCCGGTCTCGCGCTGCTCATGGCGGCCTCCCGAGGTGCCGGAGTCACCGGTGTCGATGCCTGCGCGCCGGAGCGGCTGGCGCTCGCGCGGGAGCGGTTACTGCCCGAGGCGTGGGGCACGCGTGCGCGTGCCCGTACTCGGCTGGTCGACGGGGAGCCGGCGGACCTCGCGTCCGACGCGGGTGACTCGGGGACGGCCGCGTACAACCTGGTGACCGCCTTCGAGCCGGTCGGGTGTGTGGCCGGGGACTCCGAAGGGCTGGGTGAGTTGCTGGCGGGGGCGCGTCCGCTTGTGGGGCGGGGGGTTCCTGTGGTGATCGCGGGGTGGGGGCCGCCGGAGCGGTGTGCGACGGCCTCGGTGCTTCGGGTCGCCACCAAGCTGGCGGATCCGCTGCGGGGCGCCGGGAGTTGGCGGCCCGCCCTTCGGGACGATCTGGAGGAGGTCGCTCAGCGTGCCGGGCTTCGGCCCGACGGGTCGGGGCGGGTTGCCTGTCCCTTCGGGTACGCCGATGTGGACAACGCGGTGCGGGGGTTGCTCTCAACGGGGCTGTTCGACGCTGCCGTCGCCGCCACGGATCAGGCCCAGGTCGACAAGGAGCTCCGCGAGGCTCTGCATCCGCATCAACGCCGGGACGGCACGGTGTGGATGCCGAACATCTTCCGCTACCTGATCGCGCGTACGCCCTGA
- the ftsH gene encoding ATP-dependent zinc metalloprotease FtsH — protein sequence MSNPVPPRKAPDRPWRSEGTPDEEPPKPSPGGGRRMRGGWWGLALTALLVFLIAYLGLSFFNEGDEPTISYTEFSKQVDDGNVTKIYSKGDAIQGQLKKAQDKPGDDGKYTKFKTQRPVFADDELWEQLDKHDVTVTAVPVVQQRSLLANLLISLAPMLLLVVLWIFIARRMRGGLGGAGGMLGRKAPPKPVELQPGAERTTFADVAGIDEVEGELNDVVDFLKNPDAYRRMGAKMPRGVLLAGAPGTGKTLLARAVAGEAGVPFFSASASEFIEMIVGVGASRVRELFAEARKVAPSIIFIDEIDTIGRARAGGSGMGGHDEREQTLNQILTEMDGFSGSEGVIVVAATNRADVLDPALTRPGRFDRVVNVSPPDRAGREAILEIHTREIPLAPDVDLGQIARTTPGMTGAELANLANEGALLAVKRKQSQVTRSDLSEALEKVQLGAERPLVMPEEERRRTAYHESGHALLGMLQPGADPVRKVTIVPRGRALGVTLSTPDADRYAYTEEYLRGRIIGALGGMAAEHVVFDVVTTGAENDLEQVTNIARGMVARWGMSERVGRLSALPGDAQQAYGLSAAPETLDTIEHEMRRIVDECYEEACGKLRAHRAQLDALAAALLENESLDEADAYRVAGVTRLTKDD from the coding sequence ATGAGCAACCCTGTGCCGCCGCGCAAGGCCCCCGACCGGCCGTGGCGTTCCGAGGGCACTCCGGACGAGGAGCCGCCGAAGCCGTCGCCCGGTGGTGGGAGGCGGATGCGCGGCGGCTGGTGGGGCCTGGCCCTCACCGCCCTGCTCGTCTTCCTCATCGCCTACCTCGGGCTGTCCTTCTTCAACGAGGGCGACGAGCCGACGATCTCGTACACGGAGTTCAGCAAGCAGGTCGACGACGGCAACGTCACCAAGATCTACTCCAAGGGCGACGCGATCCAGGGTCAGCTCAAGAAGGCGCAGGACAAACCCGGGGACGACGGGAAGTACACCAAGTTCAAGACCCAGCGCCCGGTCTTCGCGGACGACGAGCTCTGGGAACAGCTGGACAAGCACGACGTCACCGTGACGGCCGTGCCGGTGGTCCAGCAGCGCAGCCTCCTGGCGAACCTGCTGATCTCGCTGGCGCCGATGCTGCTGCTGGTCGTCCTGTGGATCTTCATCGCCCGGCGTATGCGCGGGGGACTCGGCGGCGCGGGCGGCATGCTCGGCCGCAAGGCGCCGCCCAAGCCGGTCGAACTGCAGCCCGGCGCCGAGCGCACGACGTTCGCGGACGTGGCCGGTATCGACGAGGTCGAGGGCGAGCTCAACGACGTGGTCGACTTTCTGAAGAACCCGGACGCCTACCGCAGGATGGGCGCGAAGATGCCGCGCGGGGTGCTGCTCGCGGGTGCGCCCGGTACCGGCAAGACGCTGCTCGCGCGGGCGGTCGCGGGAGAGGCGGGCGTGCCGTTCTTCTCGGCCTCCGCGTCGGAGTTCATCGAGATGATCGTGGGCGTGGGCGCCTCGCGCGTACGGGAGCTGTTCGCGGAGGCCCGCAAGGTGGCTCCGTCGATCATCTTCATCGACGAGATCGACACCATCGGGCGGGCCCGGGCCGGCGGTTCCGGCATGGGCGGCCACGACGAGCGCGAGCAGACGCTGAACCAGATCCTCACCGAGATGGACGGCTTCTCCGGCTCCGAGGGCGTGATCGTCGTCGCGGCGACCAACCGGGCCGACGTCCTGGACCCCGCGCTGACCCGGCCCGGCCGCTTCGACCGGGTCGTCAACGTCTCGCCTCCCGACCGCGCCGGCCGCGAGGCGATCCTGGAGATCCACACCCGGGAGATCCCGCTCGCGCCGGACGTCGACCTCGGCCAGATCGCCCGTACGACCCCGGGCATGACCGGTGCGGAGCTGGCCAACCTGGCGAACGAGGGGGCGCTGCTTGCGGTGAAGCGCAAGCAGTCCCAGGTCACCCGGAGCGACCTCTCCGAGGCGCTGGAGAAGGTGCAGCTGGGTGCGGAACGGCCGCTGGTCATGCCCGAGGAGGAACGCAGGCGCACCGCCTACCACGAGAGCGGGCACGCGCTCCTCGGCATGCTGCAGCCGGGCGCCGACCCCGTCCGCAAGGTCACCATCGTGCCGCGCGGGCGGGCGCTGGGTGTCACGCTCTCCACCCCTGACGCCGATCGGTACGCGTACACGGAGGAGTACCTGCGCGGGCGGATCATCGGGGCCCTGGGCGGCATGGCGGCGGAACACGTCGTCTTCGACGTGGTCACGACCGGCGCCGAGAACGACCTGGAGCAGGTCACCAACATCGCCCGTGGCATGGTCGCGCGCTGGGGCATGAGCGAACGCGTCGGCCGCCTCTCCGCGCTTCCGGGCGATGCCCAGCAGGCATACGGGCTCTCCGCCGCGCCGGAGACCCTCGACACGATCGAGCACGAGATGCGGCGGATCGTGGACGAGTGCTACGAGGAAGCGTGCGGCAAGCTGCGCGCCCACCGCGCCCAACTCGACGCCCTCGCGGCGGCGCTGCTGGAGAACGAGAGCTTGGATGAGGCGGACGCGTACCGGGTGGCCGGGGTGACCCGTCTGACGAAGGACGACTGA
- the ffh gene encoding signal recognition particle protein, with the protein MFDTLSDRLAATFKNLRGKGRLSEADIDATAREIRIALLEADVALPVVRAFIKQVKERALGAEVSQALNPAQQVIKIVNEELVGILGGETRRLRFAKQPPTVIMLAGLQGAGKTTLAGKLGKWLQGQGHAPLLVACDLQRPNAVTQLSVVAERAGVGVYAPQPGNGVGDPVQVAKDSIEYAKQKQHDVVIVDTAGRLGIDQELMQQAADIRDAVSPDEILFVVDAMVGQDAVNTAEAFRDGVGFDGVVLSKLDGDARGGAALSIAHVTGRQVMFASNGEKLDDFDAFHPDRMASRILGMGDMLTLIEKAEQTFSQQEAEQMAEKLASKKGQDFTLDDFLAQMEQVRKMGSISKLLGMLPGMGQIKDQINNLDERDVDRTAAIIKSMTPGERQEPTIINGSRRARIAKGSGVEVSAVKGLVERFFEARKMMSRMAQGGGMPGMPGMPGTGGGAGRAKKQPKKAKGKQRSGNPMKRKQQEEEAAARREAAGQAGGAFGLPGGQQPQDFELPDEFKKFMG; encoded by the coding sequence GTGTTCGACACTCTCTCCGATCGCCTCGCAGCGACATTCAAGAACCTTCGCGGCAAGGGGCGCCTGTCCGAGGCGGACATCGACGCCACCGCGCGCGAGATCCGCATCGCCCTGCTGGAAGCGGATGTCGCGCTGCCGGTCGTGCGGGCCTTCATCAAGCAGGTCAAGGAGAGGGCCCTCGGGGCCGAGGTGTCGCAGGCACTGAACCCCGCCCAGCAGGTCATCAAGATCGTCAACGAGGAGCTCGTCGGCATCCTCGGCGGCGAGACCCGCCGGCTGCGCTTCGCCAAGCAGCCGCCGACCGTGATCATGCTCGCGGGTCTGCAGGGTGCCGGTAAGACCACGCTCGCCGGAAAGCTCGGCAAGTGGCTCCAGGGCCAGGGCCACGCCCCGCTGCTGGTCGCCTGCGACCTCCAGCGTCCGAACGCCGTGACCCAGCTGAGCGTCGTCGCCGAGCGGGCCGGGGTCGGCGTCTACGCCCCCCAGCCGGGCAACGGCGTCGGTGACCCGGTCCAGGTCGCCAAGGACTCCATCGAGTACGCGAAGCAGAAGCAGCACGACGTCGTCATCGTCGACACCGCCGGCCGCCTCGGTATCGACCAGGAGCTGATGCAGCAGGCCGCGGACATCCGCGACGCGGTCTCGCCCGACGAGATCCTCTTCGTCGTCGACGCGATGGTCGGTCAGGACGCGGTCAACACCGCCGAGGCCTTCCGTGACGGCGTCGGCTTCGACGGCGTGGTCCTCTCCAAGCTCGACGGCGACGCCCGTGGTGGTGCCGCGCTCTCCATCGCGCACGTCACCGGCCGCCAGGTCATGTTCGCCTCCAACGGCGAGAAGCTGGACGACTTCGACGCGTTCCACCCGGACCGCATGGCGTCCCGCATCCTCGGCATGGGCGACATGCTCACGCTGATCGAGAAGGCCGAGCAGACCTTCTCGCAGCAAGAGGCCGAGCAGATGGCCGAGAAGCTGGCCTCCAAGAAGGGCCAGGACTTCACGCTCGACGACTTCCTGGCCCAGATGGAGCAGGTCAGGAAGATGGGATCCATCTCCAAGCTGCTCGGCATGCTCCCTGGCATGGGCCAGATCAAGGACCAGATCAACAACCTCGACGAGCGTGACGTCGACCGCACGGCCGCCATCATCAAGTCGATGACCCCGGGCGAGCGCCAGGAACCGACGATCATCAACGGCTCGCGCCGTGCCCGTATCGCCAAGGGTTCCGGTGTCGAGGTCAGCGCGGTCAAGGGACTGGTCGAGCGGTTCTTCGAGGCCCGCAAGATGATGTCCCGTATGGCCCAGGGCGGCGGCATGCCGGGAATGCCCGGGATGCCGGGCACGGGTGGTGGCGCCGGCCGCGCGAAGAAGCAGCCCAAGAAGGCCAAGGGCAAGCAGCGCTCCGGCAACCCGATGAAGCGCAAGCAGCAGGAGGAAGAGGCCGCAGCGCGCCGCGAGGCCGCGGGCCAGGCGGGCGGAGCCTTCGGTCTGCCTGGCGGCCAGCAGCCGCAGGACTTCGAGCTGCCGGACGAGTTCAAGAAGTTCATGGGCTGA